In Candidatus Auribacterota bacterium, a genomic segment contains:
- a CDS encoding carboxypeptidase-like regulatory domain-containing protein: MMRLRYAISAIPLLFLLPLSLKAQTIVHGQTLYGSVNWTSSMNPIIVTGDITIDEGATLTIGPGCDIRFQENKDDTKWGWDKKRSEIIVRGTLDISGTPSELVMLTSTGTGPQGWFGIIFSENTATGTIQYCNIDHSVYGINFTACDGPLYGGTAPVVSNCMINDVSVGMLFDDDSSPSITTSTIINAAIGFVCMSDSAPAITNCNTGFLAGNKMAVYATEGAQPTFTGCAFASGSVDLDMYSDVIMRDSTISDTANGIIGHESREVGSAKVVSHCRMTVDNCNIIGLGDEGNGIEWDDNLDVLKVEYSRLGGFTQIVWPRWGSIDPQAGIDHMIGPRFSPPDPRSGECTAGSNVTLVDSTVDFVELGAYVGMAIYNYTDKSSGTVTGIVTTYTTNDTLQIAGGMIGGAVNNPGDIYYFSPQAEPVLGFCTANGGNTYIIDDTVNFVSLGAYDGMIVTNETDKSTGTVIGIISMPSSTPETYNALETSGMSGGMTNDEGDIYSFTPSVADRGDYNNIDLGDLFLDPANPFRNWPPWYVAQADYSDGQNEFYGVQDPGCLFNINMEQGSNQPPNLYQLEVWAEGNWWLTTNGTVIGRYIWDYYDSHYLGAVWNLPHRTPDKKRTYSASGTIVDTIGDPAAGVRVSADISTHSEFPGVHTVLAAITDEYGYYTIYGLLPSGTPYSIIPQRLGYTFTPPSRTVTIDLWNPSDITGQDFTTVLPAPVITSVGRQDGADGADYGLPGRKNWGVRSQTTDIVVAGILFRQTPAIFLRGPLPSSSDTACSNTTFVTATNLTATVPAGMAPGDYAVRVVNPDGQENIWGSASVPGFTIVRQLAPYVTGIGPNPISSAFSGDLTVSGKNFQSGCNLLIGGYTWPGLTPGGEGTSLTVTYDSGALSAGTYAVIVTNPDEQSSNTDVTFTVNSPPPTITPLPTITPTPGPPTPTPGPPTPIPKYPRIQPITNAASYRRGETLALSVGMWPDSTNAFHNLGDLYIAVRTPNGTLLFLSKGRWKRSSAAVYKELVIGVYSSLPLGSFKIGGSFPSGTYTVYGVLNTSGTSVFNPRNWRSGLGSRSFTIQ; the protein is encoded by the coding sequence ATGATGCGACTGCGATATGCCATTTCGGCCATTCCCCTGCTGTTCCTCCTGCCCCTCTCGCTGAAGGCCCAGACGATAGTGCACGGACAGACTCTCTATGGATCTGTCAACTGGACATCCTCCATGAATCCAATCATCGTCACAGGTGATATTACCATCGATGAGGGTGCGACGCTCACTATAGGTCCGGGCTGCGATATCAGGTTCCAGGAAAACAAGGACGACACGAAGTGGGGATGGGATAAAAAGCGCAGCGAAATAATCGTCCGCGGAACCCTCGATATCAGCGGCACCCCATCCGAACTCGTGATGCTCACGAGCACCGGGACCGGGCCACAGGGCTGGTTTGGGATAATTTTCTCCGAAAATACGGCAACGGGTACCATCCAGTACTGCAATATAGATCACAGCGTGTACGGCATAAATTTCACGGCGTGCGACGGCCCTCTTTACGGCGGTACGGCGCCGGTTGTCTCCAACTGCATGATCAATGATGTGTCAGTTGGCATGCTTTTTGATGACGATTCCTCTCCCTCGATCACTACCTCCACGATAATAAATGCGGCCATCGGCTTTGTGTGTATGTCTGACAGCGCCCCCGCGATCACGAACTGCAATACGGGGTTCTTGGCGGGGAATAAAATGGCCGTGTATGCGACAGAGGGCGCGCAACCGACATTCACCGGCTGCGCGTTCGCCTCAGGCTCCGTTGACCTCGATATGTATAGCGATGTGATCATGCGCGACAGCACCATATCGGACACGGCTAACGGCATCATCGGCCACGAATCAAGAGAGGTGGGTTCAGCGAAAGTCGTTTCGCACTGTCGCATGACTGTTGATAACTGCAATATCATCGGCCTGGGGGATGAGGGGAACGGTATAGAATGGGACGACAACCTCGATGTGCTCAAGGTCGAGTATTCACGGCTCGGGGGTTTTACTCAGATCGTCTGGCCGCGATGGGGCAGTATCGATCCGCAGGCGGGCATCGATCACATGATAGGCCCGCGCTTCAGCCCGCCTGACCCCAGGAGCGGTGAATGCACGGCGGGGAGCAACGTGACACTGGTCGATTCGACGGTAGATTTTGTGGAGTTGGGCGCGTATGTCGGGATGGCCATCTATAATTACACCGACAAGAGCTCCGGAACGGTGACAGGTATTGTCACGACCTATACCACGAATGACACTCTTCAGATCGCCGGCGGAATGATCGGTGGCGCGGTGAATAACCCGGGGGACATCTACTACTTCTCCCCGCAGGCCGAGCCTGTTCTTGGTTTCTGTACGGCTAATGGGGGAAATACGTACATTATTGATGACACGGTCAACTTTGTATCGCTGGGTGCGTATGACGGGATGATCGTCACCAATGAAACTGACAAGAGCACCGGCACCGTTATCGGCATCATCTCGATGCCATCCTCTACTCCTGAAACATATAACGCGCTTGAGACCTCTGGGATGAGCGGCGGAATGACGAACGATGAGGGTGATATATACTCATTCACACCGTCGGTGGCGGATCGGGGGGACTACAATAACATCGATTTGGGCGACCTCTTTCTGGACCCCGCCAACCCCTTCAGGAACTGGCCTCCATGGTATGTCGCGCAAGCCGATTACAGCGATGGGCAGAATGAATTTTACGGTGTCCAGGATCCTGGCTGCCTCTTCAACATCAACATGGAGCAGGGCAGCAATCAGCCTCCAAACCTCTACCAGCTCGAGGTATGGGCGGAGGGGAACTGGTGGCTGACGACGAACGGCACCGTGATCGGCCGGTACATCTGGGATTACTACGATTCGCACTACCTCGGCGCCGTGTGGAATTTACCCCACCGGACCCCTGATAAGAAGAGGACCTACTCTGCTTCCGGGACGATAGTGGACACTATCGGTGACCCCGCAGCGGGGGTGAGGGTTTCGGCGGATATCAGCACTCACTCCGAGTTCCCGGGAGTGCACACGGTGCTTGCGGCTATCACTGACGAATATGGTTACTATACAATCTATGGCCTCCTCCCGAGCGGGACCCCGTATTCCATTATCCCCCAGAGGCTCGGATATACGTTCACCCCTCCCTCCAGGACGGTGACCATCGATCTATGGAATCCGTCTGATATTACGGGACAGGATTTCACCACCGTGCTTCCGGCTCCGGTCATTACAAGCGTGGGCCGGCAAGACGGCGCCGATGGAGCCGACTACGGCCTGCCGGGAAGGAAGAATTGGGGGGTCCGGAGCCAGACAACCGATATCGTCGTCGCGGGGATCCTTTTCAGGCAGACACCTGCCATTTTCCTGAGGGGGCCTCTCCCATCGAGCAGTGACACGGCATGCTCAAATACAACCTTTGTCACCGCCACCAATCTCACGGCAACTGTTCCCGCCGGCATGGCGCCCGGCGATTACGCGGTGCGGGTGGTCAACCCCGACGGCCAGGAGAATATCTGGGGTAGCGCGAGCGTTCCCGGGTTTACCATTGTCAGACAGCTCGCGCCGTACGTCACCGGCATCGGCCCGAACCCGATCTCCAGCGCATTCTCCGGAGATCTGACGGTGTCCGGCAAGAATTTTCAATCAGGGTGCAACCTTCTCATTGGCGGCTATACATGGCCGGGGCTCACGCCGGGAGGCGAGGGGACGAGCCTCACGGTCACCTATGATTCTGGCGCGCTTTCGGCTGGAACCTATGCCGTTATCGTCACCAATCCTGATGAGCAGAGCTCCAATACTGATGTCACATTCACAGTAAATAGCCCTCCACCGACTATAACTCCGCTTCCGACAATCACGCCCACACCCGGCCCGCCCACGCCCACTCCCGGCCCGCCCACGCCCATCCCGAAGTATCCGCGGATCCAGCCGATCACTAACGCCGCGAGCTACAGGAGGGGGGAGACTCTCGCGCTGAGTGTTGGAATGTGGCCTGATAGCACTAATGCGTTCCACAATCTCGGCGACCTTTACATCGCCGTGCGCACGCCCAATGGCACCTTGCTGTTTCTGTCAAAGGGCCGGTGGAAGAGATCGTCAGCGGCCGTTTATAAAGAGCTGGTGATAGGTGTCTACAGCTCGCTCCCCTTGGGCTCTTTTAAGATCGGCGGGTCGTTCCCCTCCGGCACCTACACTGTCTACGGTGTGCTGAATACATCGGGGACCTCGGTGTTCAACCCCAGAAACTGGCGCTCCGGCCTCGGCTCCAGATCATTCACGATTCAATAA
- a CDS encoding 3-isopropylmalate dehydrogenase, protein MGRKYEIAVIPGDGTGPEVIREGLKVLSAAAGRYGFKLETREYDFGGARYKKTGETLPDSALNELRGFKAIYLGAIGHPDVKPGILEKGILLKLRFELDQYINLRPVKLYPGVETPLRNKKPEDIDFIVVRENTEDLYAGIGGFLKKGTPDEVAIQEMIYTRKGVERCIRYAFELAMTRPRKKLTFCGKTNVLTYVHDLWQRTFDEVGREYPKVQKDYAHVDAICMWMVKSPEAFDVIVTSNMFGDIITDLGAMIQGGMGIAAGANINPTGTSMFEPIGGSAPKYTGKNVINPLAAICAGGMMLDFLGEKEAAQAIEQAVMKVVSGKLKSLSAGKMGYGTDEVGTMVADIVRG, encoded by the coding sequence ATGGGACGAAAATACGAGATTGCGGTAATCCCCGGTGACGGTACGGGGCCTGAGGTGATCCGCGAGGGCTTGAAAGTCCTCAGCGCGGCCGCCGGCAGGTATGGATTCAAACTCGAGACGCGTGAGTATGATTTTGGCGGAGCGCGATATAAGAAGACCGGAGAGACACTCCCGGACTCCGCCCTGAATGAGCTCAGGGGATTCAAGGCGATCTACCTCGGAGCGATCGGGCACCCCGACGTGAAGCCGGGGATTCTTGAAAAAGGCATCCTGCTCAAGTTGCGCTTCGAGCTCGACCAGTACATCAATCTGCGCCCCGTGAAGCTCTATCCCGGTGTGGAGACCCCCCTCAGGAATAAGAAGCCGGAGGATATCGATTTCATTGTAGTGCGGGAGAATACGGAAGACCTCTACGCTGGGATCGGCGGCTTCCTGAAGAAGGGGACCCCCGACGAGGTGGCAATCCAGGAAATGATCTACACGAGGAAGGGGGTCGAGCGCTGCATCCGGTACGCTTTCGAACTCGCCATGACGCGACCCCGGAAGAAGCTCACCTTCTGCGGCAAGACAAACGTGCTCACCTATGTCCACGACCTCTGGCAGAGAACCTTCGACGAGGTGGGGCGGGAGTACCCGAAGGTCCAGAAAGATTACGCCCACGTTGACGCGATCTGCATGTGGATGGTGAAGAGCCCGGAGGCATTCGACGTCATAGTCACCTCAAATATGTTTGGCGACATCATCACCGATCTGGGCGCGATGATCCAGGGGGGCATGGGGATCGCGGCGGGGGCCAATATCAACCCAACGGGGACATCAATGTTCGAACCGATCGGCGGATCGGCCCCCAAGTACACGGGGAAAAACGTGATCAACCCGCTCGCCGCAATCTGCGCGGGGGGGATGATGCTCGACTTCCTGGGAGAGAAGGAAGCGGCTCAGGCGATCGAGCAAGCGGTGATGAAAGTGGTCTCGGGAAAGCTCAAGAGCCTCTCGGCAGGCAAGATGGGTTATGGGACGGATGAGGTGGGCACAATGGTGGCGGACATCGTGCGGGGATGA
- a CDS encoding PilZ domain-containing protein, protein MGQKPSERSERRKHERLMADLPVRLTIIDESTAAPGLKFYGGRVSNLSKEGIAIETYVSSGVEVLRNGQKVSAEITLPDSHDAITMAGEATWGTKIHNPLDQSAILRVGLKISEISSPDAERFRAHIDQQLAGLQ, encoded by the coding sequence GTGGGACAGAAACCATCCGAGAGATCGGAACGCCGGAAACACGAGCGCCTCATGGCGGACCTCCCCGTGCGCCTGACCATCATTGATGAGTCAACGGCAGCTCCCGGTTTGAAGTTCTACGGGGGGCGGGTCTCCAACCTGAGCAAAGAGGGCATTGCCATAGAAACGTACGTCTCCTCCGGCGTCGAGGTTCTCAGAAACGGTCAGAAGGTATCCGCCGAAATCACATTGCCCGACTCGCATGATGCGATTACAATGGCGGGGGAGGCGACATGGGGGACGAAGATCCACAATCCCCTTGATCAATCTGCCATTCTCCGCGTGGGGCTGAAAATCAGCGAGATATCCTCCCCGGACGCCGAGAGGTTCAGAGCCCATATCGATCAGCAACTGGCTGGCTTACAGTAA
- a CDS encoding protein-L-isoaspartate(D-aspartate) O-methyltransferase, translating into MDEKEFKQQRELMVEQQLTPRGICNPEVVRAFMSVPRHRFLGAALQHSAYADHPLPIGEGQTISQPYMVALMTQCLGLAASDRALEIGTGSGYQTSILATIAAEVFTVERVAPLAKKAESILKELGYNNVHFLVGDGTRGWPEEAPFDGIVVTAGAPRIPEPLVAQLAEGGRLVIPVGGGWSQELMIVRKVKGKIEEEPVCGCVFVPLLGEFGWKQD; encoded by the coding sequence ATGGACGAAAAAGAATTCAAGCAGCAACGCGAGCTGATGGTTGAGCAGCAACTCACGCCGCGCGGCATCTGTAATCCTGAGGTGGTGCGCGCCTTCATGAGTGTGCCGCGGCATCGTTTTCTGGGAGCGGCGCTCCAGCATTCGGCCTACGCAGACCACCCCCTGCCGATCGGGGAAGGACAAACCATCTCCCAGCCCTACATGGTCGCGCTGATGACGCAGTGTCTTGGCCTCGCGGCGAGCGACCGCGCCCTTGAGATCGGGACTGGTTCAGGTTACCAGACTTCGATCCTCGCGACGATTGCGGCGGAGGTGTTCACGGTCGAGAGGGTTGCACCGCTCGCAAAAAAAGCCGAGTCAATACTGAAGGAACTGGGGTATAATAACGTCCATTTCCTCGTGGGTGATGGGACGAGGGGATGGCCCGAGGAGGCTCCATTTGACGGGATCGTGGTCACCGCGGGCGCGCCTCGGATCCCTGAGCCCCTCGTCGCGCAGCTCGCCGAGGGGGGCAGGTTGGTGATCCCGGTGGGGGGTGGGTGGTCGCAGGAATTGATGATCGTGCGGAAGGTGAAGGGGAAGATAGAGGAGGAACCTGTCTGCGGGTGCGTCTTCGTGCCGCTCCTGGGGGAGTTCGGATGGAAACAGGATTAA
- a CDS encoding 3-isopropylmalate dehydratase small subunit has product MKIRGRAWKFGDDVNTDEIIPGRYLNTIDPAALAQHCMEDADPGFAAKVKPGDLIVGGKNFGCGSSREHAPIAIKAAGVRAVIAVSFARIFYRNSFNIGLPIFESPEASGGIAAGDEVEIDTEKGLVRNLTRREDYPIMQIPPFMEELVKVGGLMAYVKKRLGTAD; this is encoded by the coding sequence ATGAAAATCAGAGGCAGGGCGTGGAAGTTCGGCGATGATGTAAATACGGATGAGATCATCCCCGGGCGATACCTCAACACCATTGATCCGGCCGCGCTCGCGCAGCACTGCATGGAGGATGCGGATCCCGGGTTCGCGGCAAAGGTAAAGCCTGGAGACCTCATTGTGGGAGGCAAGAACTTCGGGTGCGGTTCGTCGCGCGAGCACGCGCCCATCGCGATAAAGGCCGCCGGTGTGCGCGCGGTGATTGCGGTATCGTTCGCGCGGATATTTTACCGCAACTCGTTCAATATCGGGCTGCCCATATTTGAGTCCCCCGAAGCGAGCGGGGGGATCGCCGCCGGCGACGAGGTCGAAATCGATACTGAAAAGGGCTTGGTAAGAAATTTGACCAGGCGGGAGGACTACCCTATCATGCAGATCCCTCCCTTCATGGAGGAGCTGGTGAAGGTCGGCGGCCTCATGGCGTATGTGAAAAAGAGGTTGGGAACCGCGGATTGA
- a CDS encoding glycosyltransferase family 2 protein, whose amino-acid sequence MKPCALIPAFNEEERIGQVVAGASRHVTKVIVVDDGSVDGTARVAREAGAEVVTHSRNLGKGASLRDGLTKAFAEGFDPVIVLDGDAQHDWDEIPLFLEADRGGRSDIIVGDRMGRAEGMPLIRYLTNRVTSFFVSKLAKQRIPDSQCGYRLIHRSAFQRMEFSTMRYDTEAEMLIEAARAGCRIGSIPVKTIYGSEKSRIDPVRDTVRFIKLVMRHMRKSPVSGRNRASDE is encoded by the coding sequence ATGAAGCCGTGCGCGCTGATTCCCGCGTTTAACGAGGAGGAGCGCATAGGACAGGTAGTTGCCGGCGCCTCCAGGCATGTGACAAAGGTGATCGTCGTTGACGATGGTTCGGTGGACGGGACGGCGCGCGTCGCCCGTGAGGCGGGCGCCGAGGTGGTGACCCATAGCCGGAATCTCGGCAAGGGAGCCTCCCTCAGGGATGGTCTGACAAAGGCCTTCGCCGAGGGGTTCGATCCCGTGATCGTGCTCGATGGAGATGCGCAGCATGACTGGGATGAGATTCCGCTGTTCCTGGAGGCCGACCGCGGGGGACGGTCGGACATCATCGTGGGTGATCGTATGGGGCGGGCGGAGGGCATGCCACTCATCAGGTATCTCACCAACAGGGTCACCTCGTTCTTCGTCTCAAAACTCGCGAAGCAGAGGATACCCGACAGCCAGTGCGGATACAGGCTCATCCACAGGAGCGCGTTTCAGCGCATGGAATTCAGCACGATGCGCTACGATACCGAGGCGGAGATGCTCATAGAGGCCGCGCGTGCCGGGTGCAGGATCGGCTCTATCCCGGTGAAGACAATCTACGGTTCTGAGAAGAGCAGGATCGATCCCGTGCGAGACACCGTCAGGTTTATTAAATTGGTGATGCGGCATATGAGGAAATCGCCGGTCTCCGGCAGGAACAGAGCGAGTGATGAATGA
- a CDS encoding lysophospholipid acyltransferase family protein — MLLYIAYNIARFGISVVPRLVSVWIARRIADMCFMFDGPARRAVIANLTHVLSVTGRKTASRQVRAEIIRLARESFENFAVHIVDFMRLSKVRGDIKKGLLKLEHIERFREAFARGRGLISITAHLGNWEMGAAATASEGFPLHAVALKFRDKKIDRFFSHLRDLGGIRLIDFNHAARGCFQAIKRKEMIAFVTDRDVNGNGYPVKFFGRQITIPRGPAEIGARSGAPIVPAFCVQDKNGCFRLCVEEPIEADEGMPMDERVDRINRRMVELMEQYIARYPSQWFAFYKVWSESDEAVRADSRV, encoded by the coding sequence ATGCTTCTGTATATTGCGTATAATATCGCGCGGTTCGGCATTTCAGTTGTTCCGCGGCTTGTCTCCGTCTGGATCGCCAGGCGGATCGCGGACATGTGCTTTATGTTCGACGGCCCGGCGCGCCGTGCGGTCATCGCCAATCTCACGCACGTCCTTTCCGTCACCGGGCGCAAAACCGCGTCGCGGCAGGTCCGCGCGGAGATCATACGTCTCGCCCGGGAGTCGTTTGAAAATTTCGCGGTGCACATTGTCGACTTCATGCGCCTGAGCAAGGTGCGCGGCGACATTAAAAAAGGGCTGCTCAAACTCGAGCATATCGAGCGTTTCAGAGAGGCGTTTGCGCGGGGCAGGGGATTGATCTCGATCACCGCGCACCTGGGCAACTGGGAGATGGGGGCGGCGGCCACGGCGAGCGAGGGGTTCCCGCTGCACGCGGTCGCGCTCAAGTTCAGGGATAAGAAGATCGACCGATTCTTTTCACACCTGAGAGACCTGGGCGGCATACGGCTGATCGACTTCAACCATGCGGCGCGCGGATGTTTCCAGGCGATCAAAAGAAAAGAGATGATCGCTTTTGTGACGGACAGGGATGTGAACGGGAACGGTTACCCCGTAAAATTCTTCGGCAGGCAGATCACCATCCCCAGGGGCCCCGCTGAGATCGGGGCGCGGAGCGGCGCGCCCATCGTGCCCGCATTCTGCGTGCAGGATAAAAATGGCTGTTTCCGTCTGTGCGTTGAGGAGCCTATCGAGGCTGATGAGGGCATGCCGATGGACGAGAGGGTAGACCGGATCAACAGGCGCATGGTGGAACTCATGGAGCAGTACATCGCGCGCTATCCGTCACAGTGGTTCGCATTCTACAAGGTATGGAGTGAGTCCGATGAAGCCGTGCGCGCTGATTCCCGCGTTTAA
- the leuC gene encoding 3-isopropylmalate dehydratase large subunit: MGMTIVQKILAAHAGRESVSPGDMIMASVDIALGNDITAPIAIKEFRSIGATKVFDRGRVILIADHFTPNKDIQSAEQSKILRDFAREQQLTHYYDVGRCGIEHALLPEKGLVLPGDLIIGADSHTCTYGALGAFATGVGSTDLAAAMATGEVWLRVPESIKFVYRGKLREWVGGKDLILYTIGKIGVDGARYKAMEFTGETIKRLPVAGRITMCNMAVEAGGKCGIINPDKITLEYVRRRTDRQFRLCSSDEDARYERTIEYDVADIEPQVSFPSLPENARGVSEVGEVPIDQVVIGSCTNGQIDDLRVAAGILRGRKVHRNVRLIVIPATQEVYAEALREGLLEIFINAEGAVSTPTCGPCLGGHMGVLAAGERALATTNRNFVGRMGHQKSEVYLSGPAVAAASAVAGRICSPEEI; encoded by the coding sequence ATGGGAATGACGATCGTTCAGAAAATACTGGCTGCCCACGCGGGGCGCGAGTCGGTCTCTCCCGGTGATATGATCATGGCGTCGGTTGATATCGCGCTCGGAAACGATATCACCGCGCCGATCGCCATCAAGGAATTCAGATCAATCGGCGCCACGAAGGTCTTTGACCGGGGCCGCGTCATCCTCATCGCGGATCATTTTACTCCCAATAAAGACATCCAGTCGGCCGAGCAGAGCAAGATACTGAGGGACTTTGCCCGCGAGCAACAGCTCACGCACTACTATGACGTTGGTCGATGCGGCATAGAGCATGCCCTGCTTCCGGAGAAGGGGCTTGTGCTGCCGGGAGACCTGATCATCGGGGCGGACAGCCACACCTGCACGTACGGTGCGCTGGGGGCATTCGCGACCGGCGTGGGGAGCACGGATCTCGCCGCGGCGATGGCCACGGGTGAGGTGTGGCTCCGCGTCCCTGAGTCCATCAAGTTCGTCTACAGGGGGAAATTGAGGGAATGGGTCGGCGGGAAGGACCTCATACTCTATACCATAGGCAAAATAGGAGTCGATGGCGCACGCTATAAGGCGATGGAGTTTACGGGAGAGACGATCAAGCGGCTCCCTGTGGCCGGCAGGATTACCATGTGCAATATGGCCGTCGAGGCGGGCGGCAAGTGCGGCATTATCAATCCGGATAAAATTACCCTGGAATATGTGCGCCGGAGAACGGATCGCCAATTCCGCCTGTGCTCGAGCGATGAGGATGCCCGCTACGAGAGGACGATCGAGTATGATGTCGCGGATATCGAGCCGCAGGTCTCCTTCCCCTCGCTCCCTGAAAATGCGCGGGGCGTCAGCGAGGTGGGAGAGGTGCCGATCGATCAGGTGGTGATCGGCTCCTGCACGAACGGCCAGATAGATGATCTGAGGGTTGCGGCGGGCATCCTCAGGGGCCGGAAGGTGCACAGAAATGTGAGGCTGATCGTGATCCCCGCCACGCAGGAGGTGTACGCCGAGGCGCTCAGGGAGGGGTTGCTCGAGATTTTTATCAACGCCGAGGGGGCGGTATCGACGCCGACGTGCGGCCCGTGCCTCGGAGGCCACATGGGAGTGCTGGCGGCCGGCGAGCGGGCGCTCGCCACCACCAACAGGAACTTCGTGGGACGGATGGGGCACCAGAAGAGCGAGGTCTACCTCAGCGGGCCCGCGGTCGCGGCGGCGAGCGCGGTTGCAGGGAGGATTTGCTCGCCTGAGGAGATTTGA
- a CDS encoding DedA family protein, with protein sequence MHLLRRLYDWVLHWAHTPYGTPALFLLAFAESSFFPVPPDVLLIALVFARRERAFYYAAVCTIGSVLGGMFGYYLGHEFFSIVNYIVAFVVGKSVWYGVAHEGARVVNEAGFAFYAYPAGSPYVSDTSVFLKVKQLYDQNAFMAVFTAAFTPIPYKVFTIAGGYFQIPFSTLVTASILGRAGRFFGVSILLWKFGPPMKRFIEKYFDWLSILFVVLIILGFLAMKYMM encoded by the coding sequence ATGCATTTGCTTCGGCGATTATATGACTGGGTTTTGCACTGGGCTCATACTCCCTACGGGACACCGGCCCTTTTTCTGCTCGCGTTCGCGGAATCCTCTTTTTTCCCGGTGCCGCCGGATGTGCTGCTGATCGCGCTGGTGTTCGCACGCCGTGAGCGCGCGTTTTATTACGCCGCTGTATGCACCATAGGATCGGTCTTGGGGGGGATGTTCGGCTACTATCTCGGCCATGAATTCTTCAGCATAGTGAACTACATTGTCGCTTTTGTCGTTGGCAAGAGTGTCTGGTATGGAGTGGCGCATGAAGGCGCCCGGGTGGTGAACGAAGCCGGATTCGCTTTTTACGCGTATCCGGCGGGATCCCCCTATGTGTCTGACACCTCCGTATTTTTGAAGGTCAAGCAACTCTATGACCAAAATGCATTTATGGCGGTTTTTACCGCTGCGTTTACGCCGATTCCCTATAAGGTTTTCACTATCGCGGGTGGTTATTTCCAAATACCATTCAGCACCCTGGTGACGGCGTCGATCCTCGGGCGCGCCGGGCGCTTTTTCGGGGTGAGCATTTTGCTCTGGAAATTCGGTCCCCCGATGAAGAGATTTATAGAAAAATATTTCGACTGGCTCTCCATTCTTTTCGTGGTGCTGATAATCCTCGGTTTTCTGGCAATGAAGTATATGATGTAG
- a CDS encoding sugar phosphate isomerase/epimerase, which yields MKIGFANNPRKNILDEIEWIGRNGFDFVDLFLEEDQAVPEKIDIQKIRELLKTYGLGVVGHTAWYLPVGSPVPSLRDAAISEMQRYFECFSKLTVPYVTIHANWPPGMFSTKEGIEFQVGTLRKLVESAKKHDISLMYEPVDTWHDSIESVSEILQSVPNLYLHLDIGHAHLFGRKPEQFIIKFHDRLKHIHMNDNDGNRDLHIPLGAGTIDWENVIKCLKQYYDGTITLEIFSRDRDYVLLCKEKLKKWWK from the coding sequence ATGAAAATAGGCTTTGCCAACAATCCGCGGAAAAACATCCTTGACGAGATAGAATGGATCGGCAGGAACGGATTCGATTTTGTTGATTTATTCCTGGAAGAGGATCAGGCAGTTCCCGAGAAAATTGATATTCAGAAAATACGCGAACTCCTGAAGACGTACGGGCTCGGCGTTGTCGGTCATACCGCGTGGTATCTGCCGGTCGGATCCCCCGTACCATCACTGAGAGATGCTGCAATCTCAGAGATGCAGAGATATTTTGAGTGCTTTTCGAAGCTCACGGTGCCCTATGTGACCATCCATGCCAATTGGCCGCCCGGAATGTTTTCAACGAAAGAAGGCATAGAGTTCCAGGTCGGAACACTGAGGAAACTTGTGGAGAGCGCGAAGAAGCACGACATTAGTCTCATGTATGAACCCGTCGATACCTGGCACGACAGCATAGAGAGCGTCTCCGAGATTTTGCAGAGCGTGCCGAATCTCTACCTGCACCTCGATATTGGGCACGCACATCTGTTTGGGAGGAAGCCGGAGCAGTTCATTATAAAATTTCATGATAGGCTAAAACACATTCACATGAACGACAACGACGGGAACAGAGACCTGCATATTCCTCTGGGGGCAGGCACAATTGACTGGGAAAACGTCATCAAATGTCTGAAGCAGTACTATGATGGAACAATAACCCTGGAAATATTTTCCCGCGACAGGGATTATGTCTTATTGTGCAAAGAAAAACTTAAGAAGTGGTGGAAGTAG